CTAagcccctgccccctcccactcctctgccctatctagagttcatctattcctcccatactccctctccctactccactatgagacagtcaccttatatcagagaaaacattcaccatttgtttttttgggattggctaacttcacttagcattatcttctccaattgcatccatttacctgcaaatgccatgattttattctcttttattgctgagtaatatttcatattgtatatatgccacattttttaaaaaatttcataaacCAGACTTGCTCATCATACACTGGATGCAAATATTCAGTAAACAGGAATGAATGAGTTAATGAGTAAATGACTAATTTTTCCCATTGCAAAATTAATTCATgcttatttaaaaagtttagtgAATATATGCAAGCAAAAAGACCAAAATGTCAGTGGTGATTATTATCTATAATCTCTACTCATTATATCTTTTTGGTGAGTGAccttaaatgtgtgtgtatgctcATGTTTGTGTATAATCAAATAACGGACAATACTGTAAGACTGTTTTACCTCAATTTTCCACTTACCAGTATCTGATAAACATTGtctgatatcattaaatattacATGACATTGTTTGGGTGGATACATAGTATTTGGTCATGTAAGTATACCAAAAAGGTTATTATTTAGCCAAAAGGATTGTGTCAGCATTGTATTTCTCAGGAATGGTATATCACCTTGAGGTtaagtggtacatgcctataatcccaggatttcaggaggctgagggaggaggattacaaattcaaagccagcttcagcaggtTCTAATCTCTTAGCAagaccacatataaaaataaaaaataaaaaggactggatatgtgcctcagtggttaaatggttcaattcctggtttaaaaaaatttttttcaacgTTAATTTTGAGGAGATGTAGACATTCAGATCATAGCCAACAGAAAGTCTTCCTTTCCCCAATTAGtatgcaaatgaataaataatgtgtTTGCTTCCTATTCTTCATTCTCTCCTTTCAAAAAGATATTACTACaatgctagagcacttgcctagtatgcatgagggcCCAGCACTGCAGAAAGAAAGTAATGACACTATTTCTCCAGTAGTTTCTCCACTATTTCTCTCACCTCGCTCCCCCTTTTTAACTAATTATAGTATTATCCAGAAATCCTTTAGGTAAATATGACCTATGATTACATTACTCacatgttattattttcattttgttgcacatgttCCTCAGAATTCAAACTTTGCTATCCAGAGAACCAAATAGATTTATACATAAAGGATATTTGACTTTCCAATCCTTATTATACCCCTACTCATGGTGTTCGTATTATCTGAAGTTAATAGTGTGTACATTTAGTTTTGCTTAAATTCTCAATCATGTAAGGCTTTGTGGAAGGTTTTGCTTGATGTGCTTGCATAAAAATAAGATTCGCAAGTCACAAATTTCTCATGATTATAACACATGCTTGTGCTATTCTGTGCCAGTAACTATAAAGGTGAAATGGGGGTTAGGAAGAAGATACTGACCTAATAGTGGAAAGAACACTGAGAGTGTCAGAAATGTAGTGAAGATACATACTTTTGCTTCGTAGCAAATAACCAATATGATTTTGAAGTAGGGATTAGGTCTTTTTTGTCGTAAAAGTAGGATCATTTTTCTCTCATTAAAATGAATCTTATTAAGCTGTAAATTAAGGATCTTATTCACATAGTGTCCTCCTAATATTATGATGCTTCTCACTAATTGACACAGCTTTTTGTGTGGAAAATTCTTAAATGAAGGTGTCTTCTTTCAGTCTGGCCGGGACCTTCAACAGTATCAGAGCCAGGCTAAGCAACTCTTTCGAAAGTTGAATGAACACTCCCCTACCAGGTGTACCTTGGAAGCAGGAGCAATGACTTTTCAGTAAGTATAGTCCTGATTTTTTTATGATCATTTATGAATGAAGTACAGTAAATGTGACACCTTATGAGAATTGTGACAGTCTTTTAAAGATAACTTGAAAAATAGAGTCTCTTCCTGGAAGCAACTCCTCTTGACATGCTTACAGTAATTTAGCCTCATAACTTGTGTCTAGgaataatcaataaatatgagttattatttaggaaaaaaactataaaagttTAAAAGCATCTCAGTCATTGGTAAAGACAATACATACACCTGAGAGAGGGATCAAAAGAActttattgcattttaaatgatttacaaGCAACTGGTATTAAATGTTCAGTACATGTCAAATTTGAATCTGATATAGCAGGAAAATTACAagatcacagaaaaataaaaggtttcaGCTAAATAATCTTTGCCATTTTAGGGACTCAGTAATTTAGACCCAAGAGGAACATTTTGGGtttgactaaaaataaaaaatacaaaataccacCATTTATCAAAGACGAGTAATtaaatatatccaaataaaaacaaaaccttggCCTGTTGATTAAGAAAATGGTAGACATTGCATTTTGTAAGGTATCAATTTATATAGTATCTGAAACATTCTATATAAATCTAATTTTCAACACCAAAAAATAGTCATTTAGGCAGTCATTTAAGATTGTATATACCCATAGTCACAACTGCTTATGACATTGAGGCAGGAAGCTTGCTTGaccccagcctgggcaacatagcaatataattatgtaattatgctattaattatataatacaatTAGTCTTCCATATCTATTGGTATATAAGAGAtttgagcatccttggatttCCGTATCCACAAGGGTCCAGGAAGCAACCTCTTGTAACTACTGAGGGACTGTATATGTCTACCATGGATGAGGAAACAAAAGACTTAGGAAAGTTCTTATAGAATTAAAGGATTTTCTTCTGTCTGGTTCCTTTAGGATGTTTATAAtctcatatcttttatttctaccagAGAGCTATTTATTAAAGATTTACTTGCCAGGCCCTGTATTAAGTCTTCCTTTTAATATCATTACCTTTAATGAGCTTATCTTTTTACTAGCTGAGAgaaacatatattaaaacaagTATATCATAATATTTCAGGGCAAGAAATGCTGTAATGCAATCTGAATGCtttgggggagagagaaggaagcagtAAATTCCCATTTGTGGGGGTTAATATGAAGAAAGGGATAGAGGAAGAGAAAATGCAGagaaatttcacagaaaaaaattataatacaattgAGCATATAAAATGAACAGGATTTCTCCAAGTATATAAAAGAGTATTATAATTAGAAATGACAGCATAAGTAGaagttcacaaaaatattttaaaatttaaaacctagCTTGTTAGGAAACAGCTTGCAATTTGGTATATTAGAATATGTGATAGAAAGTAGCTTAGAAATTTGAAGGGCTATAAATACTTCAAGAAGTATGATTCTATTGCATAGGTGTTGGAGAACCTCTAGAGTTTGTACACAAGGCAATGTGATACTGTCAATTTGAGGGGAATAAAACGTGGTATAGAAGATGATATAGCTTGAAGGCAGGGAGAACTGTTATTTCAGGTTTCTAAGCAAGTAATTAGTATGATATTTAGGAGCCTAAGATACTGTAATAGTCTTTAAATTGTCTTTTGTGAAGCCATAGGATACCTCAGGTGTTACATAGGACAGGGATGGGAGTTTATATAATGCTTTTGGCCTTTAAACTCCTATTTAAACTAAATAACTTCTAAAATAATCTGTACACATAGGTCTTTTAAGTATGATTTTTGCTGAAGTAAAGAATACTATAGCTGACTGAAATTATgactcagtaatagagtgcttggctagcatgtgtgaggcactgggatcaatcctcagcaccacataaaaataaataaataaagttactatgtccatctacagctaaaaatattttttttaaaaaaagaatactataGCTAAAAAAGAAGTTTGAAAGCGTATAAGTTATAGCCTAAACTTTTCCCAAGAATATCTCATACATGTAGTTGTATAATCCAGAGAACTCCCTATCACAAATGGAAGCCAATTCTGTTGTTCAATAGTTTCCAATTGATTATAGTTTTCCTAGCCTGGAAATCAGAGAGCATTATTAGTTCCAAGGCCACATTTGTCTGTACCCAGTAAATAATATGCTgtttattttcagcttttaagTATCCACAAAAATTTCCAGTTTTACTTTGTGACTAgaagaaatttaatatatgtatactaGTTCACTTACAAAATCAAAGGGTAGATATAGTGAAAAATCTATTTCTAAGAAGAAATTTTAGGTATTGATGTATGTTAGTTGAAGAATTGTATAATGAATAAAACAGTTATACTCCTTTTGGGATATATGTCTCTTAATGAGAAGATGTTTGTTTTCTGATTCTGAGAATTTGTGGTTTGAAATTGATCTTCTCTTGGCCAGCCTCAGAGAGATTAAACTAGACATTTTCACAAGTTTATATGGTCCTCAGAGTCTGCTTCAACAAGTTTGAAGTACTGTTAACTTTGTAAACAACTTTGTCttgcttttttgtcttttcaGCTATATTATTGAGCAGGGAGTGTGTTATCTGGTTTTGTGTGAAGCTGCCTTCCCTAAGAAGTTGGCTTTTGCCTACCTAGAAGATTTGCACTCAGAATTTGATGAACAGCATGGGAAAAAGGTGCCTACTGTGTCTAGACCTTACTCCTTTATTGAGTTTGGTAAGTTTATGCTCCTCACTTCTTTATTAGGGGAACAAACATTATAGAGGAAAAGCTATTTGTTACACTGATAAAATTTGGACACGTTTTTTCCCTGATGTTTACCTTACTGGAATTTTGGCTTTAGCCTCTTCTCCCATTCTACATCTTTTTGtcccttttcttctttggttgtttttttgttttatttcttggtggTCCTGGGATTTAACCCTGGATACCTTACCAGTAAGCTACACACCCCCAGtacttttggtttttattttgagacagggttttactaagctCATTGCCAaggttgtcctcaaacttgagatcctcttgcctcaatcttcTGAATTGCTGGagttatgggcatgtgccaccatacctggccctcttttttctctttgaatgaaTGAGGTTCCCTTCTTAGAAGTAATATTCTCTAGTTATAATTATCTTTTCCCTTTTGATCTTGTTGCCTTTTTGTTCTTTGGCTTGATTCTTCATTAggggctttttgtgtgtgtgttctaggggattgaacccaggggtgcttaaccatcaAGCTGCgtcctcctcctttttttgtattttatttagactcagggtctcactgagttgcttaggggcttgctaagttgctgaggctggctttgaattcacagtcctcctgcctcaacctccagagcctatgagattacaggcatgcaccaccaccaaTTAGTTGCATTTGTGACCAGAGCTATGCATAAAGCTCTACTTGATGGGCTTATAACAGCTGAGTCTTCTTTCTTCCAACCTTTAGACACATGCTAATATTAAGATTCATTTTTTGGAGATAAGaatttggaaatgagaaaaaatggtattttgtttcttttagtagAAAAGtatcctaattaaaaaaatacaagaagatGTGTTATTGATTGGAGACTGATATTTACTATATTCAGAAGTAGTGAGTGTGGTTATCTGTACTTGTATAGGAAATATGAAAAGATTCAATACTAGTCAGACCTCGTAAAGTATCTAATGGCAATATATCAAAAGAAATATCCTAAGAACATCAAATATAGGGTGAGAATAAGTAGGATCATGCTACATTGCTGAAATTTTTAGTTAAAAAGTAAGTAATTTTACTATCTTAGAATTTCTGGAGTGTTTCAAGTTTGCCTGATAAGTGAGTGATGccttatagaaattaaaaatttggcaAAATAGTGTTTCATAACTATAAACTCTCCAAAAGCTAATTCATATAATGTCCAGTTGTTCAGATTTTGGTTTTGTAGATAATAACAATTTAGTAAACCTAAAGAAAAACTAAGACACATGTGTCAAGGTCACACAGGAAATAGATGGTACGCTCAAACAAGCTTAACTGGCTATACCTGAAGATTTATATGAATGGGCTTTAAGAGAACCATAAGGCATAGTAATCTACAATCAGTAATAAAGTAGTTTTACCATCCCTAGGCTTGAAGGCATAAAAGGAAGGAGCAGTTTTTAgaattgaaaagaagaaatttataggAGAAACCAAAAGTTAGGAGCACTAACTTTTGCAAGAGAGATACTTCCAGCTGAAAGTGACTTGTTAGGAAGTTATTGGGAATAAGTATCAATATCACCGGTCTGTTCCAAACCTTTTCTACTCTTGGGGCCTCCTTCATTGCCTGATCTTTGCTGGAAGCCAGAGGGTAAGGAGCCCATTGAGGTACACCATACAGGTCAGGTTCCCAAGATAGAAAGCAAGGTGCAAAAAGGTGGAAGGGATCCAAAGAGGCCAAGTGAAAGGTGTCTAGCACATATAACTTCAGATTTTTGCCAGAAATTAAAAGtatctttaataataaattattctaCACCAACGTTGGCTAAAGATGAATGAGACTGCAGCTTTACATTGGTATTTTAGGAAATTCCCAGTCACATGCTTACTTTACCCAAATTTTAAGAATGTCATGGCAttaggaaaatatattaaagaaaatactttaagGCAACATTTGTAATGATAACTTTTTAGTAATCACTAACTCTTTTGCCTTGTTAGTCTATAATGATGGTAGGGTGTTACCTGCATACTTTTGGGAATGTATATAATAAGTATTGAAaccaaatataatttgaaattttctgcTTTTAGGAAAGGCTTATGATAGTGgtctttatttctgtaaaatgtctAATAGCAAATACTTTTTATTCAGAATTCTCTAAAGCTCATATCCCCTGAATGGTCACCTAGTTACAGcttcacattttacaaatgaagaaatcaaaggctagggctggtattgtggctcagcggtagagcgcttgtctagcacgtgcgaggccctgggttcgatcctcagcaccaataaaaataaaatattgtatccatctacaactaaaaaataaaatgtttaaaaaaaagaaatcaaaacctAGATTTTGATACTCACCCCATGTGCTTGATTAAACCAGGGACAGTGGCAAATCCAATAAGCTCAAAATTTCTAATTTCCTACTTGAATACTTCGATGGACTTGAAAGGAGTTGTCAATGGTCACTTTTCTTCATTGTTGTAGATACCTTCATTCAGAAAACCAAGAAGCTGTACATTGACAGTCGTGCTCGGAGAAACCTAGGCTCTATCAACACTGAATTGCAAGATGTGCAGAGAATCATGGTGGCCAATATTGAAGAAGTGTTACAACGAGGAGAAGCACTCTCAGGTATCTGAACACAATATGAGACTTAATAAAGCAATACCATAGGCAAGGATAGCTTATTTTTATTGCAGTCAGATTCTTGCCAGGACTGTTAAGAATTCATGTTTCAGAAAAGATTACATTACAAGGTTTCCagtatgatacattttttttccctaacgtGATTAGTTTTTGTTGTGTTAGAAGAGTGTAAAGGATTCGTACGTATTTGAAGCAATTACTCTTtacaaaaatttacaaaattatgtATAGAAACATTTGTACAAGttaagggaaataaaaagaaaaataagaggaaaatgtCAAAAGACTTTTTGCAGTGGGTTCCATAAATAGCCTGTTTGGGAGATTTTACTACCAACAAACCAATGGAAAAGAAGGAGATTGCAAAATATTTATCATTCTCCCTAGTTCACAAATATTCTGTCTATCAGCTAGGTGAGCTTACTCACCATTCTTAATGGTCCATTCTCACTGTATGGATCTAATCTTTAAGATGTAGACAAGAATTGCTCCTTCAAAGAAACCCTCCTTGATCCTTATAGCCCACATCACATAATCTCGTCTGTACTTTTTAAACTCTTAAAACATTTAGTTACATGGCTTTTTTTGTGGATGATTGTGTTGTATATGTTTATTTACCCAATTCACCTCAAATATTtgcattaaatatattattaatatatgttCAATATGTATTCAATATAGatacttaaatatatttgcaGTAAAAtggttacatatatatgtaaaattaggCATTTTTTGCCTATagtgatttttgtgtatgtgtgtagtgcTTGAGATTGAATTACCTATAgtaattttaaattgtaaataattAAAGTATATGTATTTATCTGATGTTTAAATGTTACCCAAGTATTAGAGGCAGACATGTAAACTCTTTAAAGAcagtattttatgaatttttatatctgtttcaCATGCTACTTTTATCCCTCACTATACActcattaataaatatttctaaaattcagCCTTGCTACATATTAGTAAATAGTTATCCTTTAGTATGAA
This region of Ictidomys tridecemlineatus isolate mIctTri1 chromosome 11, mIctTri1.hap1, whole genome shotgun sequence genomic DNA includes:
- the Sec22b gene encoding vesicle-trafficking protein SEC22b isoform X3; the protein is MVLLTMIARVADGLPLAASMQEDEQSGRDLQQYQSQAKQLFRKLNEHSPTRCTLEAGAMTFHYIIEQGVCYLVLCEAAFPKKLAFAYLEDLHSEFDEQHGKKVPTVSRPYSFIEFDTFIQKTKKLYIDSRARRNLGSINTELQDVQRIMVANIEEVLQRGEALSALDSKANNLSSLSKKYRQDAKYLNMRSTYAKLAAVAVFFIMLIV
- the Sec22b gene encoding vesicle-trafficking protein SEC22b isoform X1: MVLLTMIARVADGLPLAASMQEDEQSGRDLQQYQSQAKQLFRKLNEHSPTRCTLEAGAMTFHYIIEQGVCYLVLCEAAFPKKLAFAYLEDLHSEFDEQHGKKVPTVSRPYSFIEFDTFIQKTKKLYIDSRARRNLGSINTELQDVQRIMVANIEEVLQRGEALSALDSKANNLSSLSKKYRQDAKYLNMRSTYAKLAAVAVFFIMLIVCCSGGSSISKEQHPELRCPWSQQYCLQRRHWCLHEIVLAITSTPESLGLEDDQYPLIYSFSA
- the Sec22b gene encoding vesicle-trafficking protein SEC22b isoform X2 produces the protein MVLLTMIARVADGLPLAASMQEDEQSGRDLQQYQSQAKQLFRKLNEHSPTRCTLEAGAMTFHYIIEQGVCYLVLCEAAFPKKLAFAYLEDLHSEFDEQHGKKVPTVSRPYSFIEFDTFIQKTKKLYIDSRARRNLGSINTELQDVQRIMVANIEEVLQRGEALSALDSKANNLSSLSKKYRQDAKYLNMRSTYAKLAAVAVFFIMLIVYVRFWWL